The proteins below come from a single Papaver somniferum cultivar HN1 chromosome 11, ASM357369v1, whole genome shotgun sequence genomic window:
- the LOC113322290 gene encoding uncharacterized protein LOC113322290, with the protein MGFTPLDWVVLTGLSIGIGDDVPYNPVKYKFDYVREHVFPEIEEPLDYEDPPISGKKRPPAQWISDAITIKFLTTYFKEDILVAANLDDKLAEKVARAFFMYVLGNFFFSNAKNYIDAAWLAAFEDLNAVDMYDWGGPAFAKLYVALNASGRGQKSLTGSFQILEFWGYEYLGICRPCDPTSEEKWPRTSRWKAKKKTIDIVHCRNALNQLTADIVTWRPWESAIGVLDSDVGRRAVELSNKRVIFTWIGKNMWYLGERSWRQNHPTFGIPRNPPFKIGEVSHEKAKLVKEAGWVDANMFVKAVSYNMYLRYWRHVTNFHQFVTKVDWVVELHGVDGDRVKHLIQRPAQHVPIPPPQQLSYPEAYNLVQEHADFNRAFREFVLYETEDRMIRLKAKDEVIRGLAARNNYLEDQMQFRMQQTPRPPIGFGSFSETIPPAVWAPVSQASTMSSVNPHPRMTFIPPRQTPSHTPTDE; encoded by the exons ATGGGATTCACGCCGCTTGATTGGGTAGTGTTGACAGGATTGAGTATTGGAATTGGGGATGATGTTCCGTATAACCCAGTCAAGTACAAATTTGATTATGTCCGTGAGCATGTTTTTCCAGAAATAGAAGAACCCTTAGATTATGAAGATCCCCCAATCTCTGGAAAAAAACGCCCCCCGGCACAGTGGATTTcagatgcaatcacaattaaattTTTGACTACGTATTTCAAAGAAGATATCTTGGTTGCAGCTAATTTGGATGACAAACTTGCAGAAAAAGTGGCGAGggccttttttatgtatgttttgggaaattttttcttttccaatgCAAAGAACTACATTGATGCGGcttggttagctgcttttgaggATCTAAATGCAGTTGATATGTATGACTGGGGTGGTCCTGCTTTTGCAAAATTGTATGTGGCACTCAACGCATCTGGTAGGGGACAGAAGTCATTAACTGGGTCgttccaaatattagag ttttggggatATGAATATCTGGGCATATGTAGACCGTGCGACCCAACTAGTGAAGAAAAATGGCCAAGAACTTCCCGGTGGAAAGCGAAGAAAAAGACTATCGATATTGTTCACTGTAGGAATGCGCTTAATCAGTTGACTGCAGACATCGTGACATGGAGACCGTGGGAATCCGCCAttggtgttcttgactctgatGTTGGTCGCAGGGCTGTGGAGCTTTCAAACAAAAGGGTTATATTTACTTGGATTGGCAAG AATATGTGGTACCTAGGAGAACGATCTTGGAGGCAAAATCATCCTACTTTTGGAATTCCTAGAAATCCACCATTTAAAATTGGCGAGGTCAGTCATGAGAAAGCAAAACTTGTGAAAGAAGCTGGATGGGTAGATGCAAATATGTTTGTGAAAGCTGTTTCATATAATATGTATCTGCGATATTGGCGACATGTAACTAACTTCCATCAATTCGTGACCAAAGTCGATTGGGTAGTTGAATTACACGGGGTTGATGGTGACCGTGTTAAACACCTTATTCAACGACCTGCTCAGCATGTACCtattccaccaccacaacaattATCATAC CCTGAAGCTTATAATCTAGTTCAAGAACATGCCGATTTTAATCGTGCGTTTCGCGAGTTTGTATTATATGAAACGGAAGACAGGATGATACGTTTAAAGGCAAAAGATGAAGTAATACGAGGCCTTGCAGCTCGTAACAATTACCTGGAGGATCAGATGCAATTCCGTATGCAACAAACGCCGCGTCCCCCTATTGGATTCGGCAGTTTTTCTGAAACTATCCCACCAGCGGTGTGGGCTCCAGTGAGTCAAGCATCAACAATGTCGTCTGTTAACCCCCATCCGAGAATGACGTTTATCCCACCACGGCAAACACCATCGCATACTCCTACTGATGAATAA
- the LOC113322289 gene encoding uncharacterized protein LOC113322289 has product MNRSYIFRKLINGKTPPVNFEVNGHAYDMGYYLGDGIYPQIATIVMAIKQPDSPKKYKFSSMQEGARKDVERGFGVLQQQFAIVKQPARMWNPDVLAYIMKTVIILHNMIVEDERLPGDWPHEYDSRSRSAPVNISRVGTEELSRMRAAHRRHAIHNKETHFRLRQDLIEHIWSNFGDNY; this is encoded by the coding sequence ATGAATCGTTCTTATATTTTTCGAAAACTTATCAACGGGAAAACACCACCGGTGAACTTTGAAGTAAACGGGCATGCATATGATATGGGATATTATCTCGGTGATGGCATTTATCCACAGATTGCTACTATTGTGATGGCCATTAAACAACCAGATTCAccgaaaaaatataaattttcatcgatgcaagagggagCACGGAAAGATGTAGAGCGTGGATTTGGTGTACTGCAACAACAATTTGCCATTGTCAAACAACCTGCACGAATGTGGAACccggatgtgcttgcctatataatGAAAACGGTTATtattttacataatatgatagtggaGGATGAGCGTCTTCCCGGTGATTGGCCACATGAATATGACTCACGTAGCAGGTCGGCACCGGTGAATATATCGAGGGTAGGTACTGAGGAACTTTCCAGAATGAGAGCTGCACATCGGCGTCATGCTATACACAATAAAGAAACACATTTTCGCTTGCGTCAAGATTTAATCGAACACATATGGTCAAATTTTGGAGATAATTATTAA
- the LOC113323207 gene encoding protein SODIUM POTASSIUM ROOT DEFECTIVE 1-like — protein sequence MKGIDLFCSSSASTAICSSMDQRSMVRNRHLGGNRRPFDHHQHRRGDSHGRSSVDCGSRRSRRRGSTRILAATTSTTHPAVSTNNNPEHNHHHSTSGITSRKTSTKPTISHGHDNNLLDSSRYLLSDATFLDDHQYSSEVNMPVLDSVPRRPRPFIRSAHALGHYLNEPQSSPPPSSRSRALVPLDEPSSVRSTPVYNEEQPRLSSSSSRSRALVPRHHEKQPRLSSSRNRALVPHHEPLPSPSRSRALVRHEQCSSSLKSRALVPSDHNGQFSSKTRSVNRFSADSSPALLPAPHQVVVLRVSLHCKGCEAKVRKHVSRMEGVTSFNIDFANKKVTVTGDVTPLGVLTSVSKVKNAEFWPASSSTTSSPTSN from the exons ATGAAAGGAATAGATCTTTTTTGTTCATCTTCAGCTTCAACAGCAATATGTTCAAGTATGGATCAAAGATCCATGGTTCGTAATCGTCATCTCGGCGGGAACAGAAGACCATTCGACCATCATCAACATCGTCGTGGTGATTCGCATGGAAGATCATCGGTAGATTGTGGATCcagaagatcgagaagaagagGAAGTACTAGAATTCTAGCTGCTACTACTAGTACTACTCATCCAGCAGTATCCACAAACAATAACCCAGAGCACAATCACCACCATAGTACCAGTGGTATTACTAGTAGGAAAACGTCTACCAAGCCAACTATCAGTCACGGGCATGACAATAATCTTCTTGACTCTTCTAGATACTTATTGAGTGACGCTACTTTCCTCGACGACCATCAGTACTCATCCGAAGTGAACATGCCCGTTTTGGATTCGGTTCCTCGCCGTCCACGTCCTTTTATAAGGTCTGCCCACGCTTTGGGTCATTATCTTAATGAACCACAGTCATCGCCACCACCATCGTCAAGGTCACGGGCTTTGGTTCCCCTTGACGAACCGTCTTCAGTAAGGTCAACCCCTGTTTACAATGAAGAACAACCACGgttgtcatcatcatcatcgagaTCTCGTGCTCTGGTACCTCGTCATCATGAAAAACAACCACGGTTATCATCATCGAGAAATCGCGCTTTGGTACCTCATCATGAACCACTACCATCGCCATCAAGATCGCGTGCTTTGGTTCGCCATGAACAATGTTCTTCATCATTAAAATCGCGAGCGTTGGTTCCTAGTGATCACAACGGCCAATTTTCATCGAAAACACGATCTGTTAATAGGTTTTCAGCAGATTCATCTCCTGCTTTACTACCTGCTCCTCATCAG GTTGTAGTTTTGAGGGTGTCCCTCCACTGCAAGGGATGTGAAGCTAAAGTCAGGAAACATGTCTCCAGAATGGAAG GGGTGACATCTTTTAATATCGATTTTGCGAATAAAAAAGTGACGGTCACCGGCGATGTGACGCCACTGGGAGTCCTCACTAGTGTCTCAAAGGTAAAGAACGCTGAATTCTGGCCTGCTTCTTCGTCGACAACATCGTCACCCACCTCCAATTAG
- the LOC113322288 gene encoding uncharacterized protein LOC113322288 encodes MAPRGPNFTTEEDTMICRIHLAISQDSATGTDQPERVLWSRIKDKLEEALPCKPKRTWTSIQSRFQGISRQVSLYSAKVLEVDGEYHSGWNEVLRVEEIRKRFKQSNGNKKFKHEECYEILKDSIKYSGRSTFVFDSGQEMEDSQSGEENADIEETIPGESSDDLDIGDIENTRKRQLGKKASKQLKKTGRAKSNAQEEMLEDIIKEQQSFNEHYKAQSLMKMGQRQAEFEAIQAKSAAKFAAIQAKSAAKFAAKQARQEKLDLKKEADDDLAIMLKDVSTLDTVTREYFELRKMEILQRKRNQS; translated from the exons ATGGCACCACGAGGTCCCAATTTTACAACAGAGGAAGATACAATGATATGTAGAATCCATTTAGCCATATCTCAAGATTCTGCTACCGGAACCGATCAACCAGAAAGAGTATTATGGAGTCGGATCAAAGATAAGTTGGAAGAAGCCCTGCCTTGTAAACCAAAACGTACTTGGACTTCTATCCAGAGTcgatttcagggaataagtaGACAGGTTTCACTTTATTCTGCAAAAGTGTTGGAAGTTGATGGTGAATATCATAGCGGATGGAATGAAGTCTTGAGG GTTGAAGAGATAAGAAAGCGATTCAAACAAAGTAATGGtaacaaaaaatttaagcacgaagagtgctacgaaATTCTAAAAGATAGTATCAAATATTCAGGACGGTCGACGTTTGTGTTTGATTCAGGCCAAGAAATGGAAGATTCTCAGAGTGGTGAGGAAAACGCTGATATTGAGGAAACAATTCCAGGCGAGTCCAGTGATGATCTAGATATTGGAGATATAGAGAACACACGTAAGCGTCAGTTGGGGAAGAAAGCATCGAAACAActaaagaaaacagggagagcaaAATCCAATGCCCAGGAGGAAATGCTAGAGGATATAATTAAGGAGCAGCAAAGTTTCAATGAACATTACAAAGCACAATCACTAATGAAGATGGGACAGAGACAAGCTGAGTTTGAAGCAATACAAGCTAAGTCTGCGGCAAAGTTTGCGGCGATACAAGCTAAGTCTGCGGCAAAGTTTGCGGCGAAACAAGCTAGGCAAGAAAAACTCGATTTAAAGAAAGAAGCGGACGATGACTTGGCCATAATGTTGAAGGATGTCTCTACATTGGACACTGTAACAAGagagtacttcgaacttcgaaagaTGGAAATACTACAACgcaaaagaaaccaatcttaa